The following proteins are encoded in a genomic region of Sesamum indicum cultivar Zhongzhi No. 13 linkage group LG8, S_indicum_v1.0, whole genome shotgun sequence:
- the LOC105168375 gene encoding DNA polymerase alpha subunit B: protein MMEEEIKAEFTKNSFSFDDEEEILQKCLTFCIQYKLSASDLVSSWDLYAINRSLDSTVRSSHMGAFLEHLQSEQLNKVREKEPGLHLYSNDVAMILNGNYEEVEGMLHTPPDKRTLANEKPSDSAQKSNGSRFISGKPLASVTPFGSRKNKFVVQSTLNEHSSMQTIKIEEDHDNSEDDIIKRLQPSQKCSLLIDRSKPEPGCRFMYDRIEDKFNFLEDCIKKRATAYVSSKHYEEPVDPSIASQKSIFAVGMICCEEEGRLKEKPILLQSSVEHSGGQRVRLDLQKLNQFSIFPGQVVAVEGHNPSGHCLIASKIIDYVPLSVTSSEEHPSKRQAMDHSLQLTNPQLDTSELSLIVAAGPFTTSDNLFFEPLTELLAYARRKQPQLLVLLGPFIDSDHPELRKGTINQTFEEMFQLEILGKIQDYVEYMGSAVRVILMPSIRDANHDFVFPQPAFDIHPADFNHQIYSISNPGMFHANEVKVACCTVDILKHLSAEEICRNPQGGSKQRLTNLAKHILNQHSFYPLYPPAEDVPLDFSLAKEALHISSIPDILILPSDLAHFVKVLSFGEGNDGEEQLKCICVNPGRLARGEGGGFFVEINYRGNPDSSNASIIRI, encoded by the exons ATGATGGAAGAGGAAATCAAAGCTGAATTCACGAAGAACAGCTTCAGTTTCGACGACGAGGAAGAAATCCTCCAGAAAT GTCTGACATTTTGTATACAGTACAAGCTCAGTGCTTCGGATCTTGTCTCCAGTTGGGACTTGTACGCTATCAACAG GAGCCTGGACTCCACGGTGCGAAGCTCGCACATGGGTGCATTTTTGGAGCATCTGCAGAGTGAACAGCTGAATAAAGTCAGAGAAAAAGAGCCTGGACTGCATTTGTACTCAAATGATGTAGCGAT GATACTGAATGGTAACTATGAAGAGGTAGAAGGCATGCTTCATACTCCCCCTGATAAACGCACATTAGCAAATGAAAAGCCATCTGATTCAGCACAGAAATCAAATGGCAGCAGATTTATCTCTGGAAAACCTCTTGCATCAGTAACACCTTTTGGGTCAAGGAAGAACAAGTTTGTCGTGCAATCCACACTTAATGAGCATTCCAGCATGCAGACCATTAAAATTGAAGAGGATCATGATAATTCTGAGGACGATATCATCAAGAGACTTCAGCCAAGCCAAAAATGTTCCTTGCTAATTGATAGATCCAAGCCCGAGCCAGGTTGCAGGTTCATGTATGATAGAATAGAAGATAAG TTCAATTTCCTGGAAGATTGCATCAAAAAGCGAGCAACTGCTTATGTCTCCTCCAAACATTATGAGGAACCTGTTGATCCTTCCATTGCTTCCCAG AAAAGCATTTTTGCTGTTGGCATGATCTGTTGTGAGGAAGAAGGCCGCCTGAAGGAGAAGCCTATTTTGCTGCAAAGCAG TGTTGAGCATTCTGGCGGGCAGCGCGTTCGTCTTGATTTGCAAAAACTAAaccaattttctattttcccaGGCCAG GTAGTAGCTGTTGAAGGGCATAATCCGAGTGGACACTGTCTTATTGCATCAAAGATTATTGATTATGTACCCTTGTCTGTTACTTCTAGCGAAGAACATCCTTCCAAGAGACAAGCCATGGACCACAGTCTTCAGTTAACCAATCCCCAACTCGATACGTCAGAGCTGTCATTG ATTGTTGCAGCAGGTCCTTTTACCACGAGTGacaatttgttttttgagcCTCTAACTGAGCTTCTAGCCTATGCACGTCGAAAGCAACCTCAGTTGCTTGTCTTG CTAGGGCCATTTATTGATTCTGATCATCCGGAGCTCAGGAAAGGAACTATTAATCAGACTTTTGAAGAAATGTTTCAACTTGAGATCCTTGGAAAG ATTCAAGATTATGTCGAGTATATGGGTTCTGCAGTGCGCGTGATTCTCATGCCATCTATTAGGGATGCCAATCATGACTTTGTTTTCCCTCAG CCTGCTTTTGATATTCATCCTGCAGATTTTAATCACCAG ATATACAGCATCTCTAATCCAGGAATGTTCCATGCTAATGAG GTCAAAGTGGCTTGCTGCACAGTGGATATACTAAAACACCTTAGTGCAGAGGAAATCTGTCGAAATCCACAAGGAGGGTCCAAGCAGCGGTTGACTAATCTAGCAAAGCATATCTTAAACCAACACAG CTTCTATCCCCTATATCCACCTGCAGAAGATGTTCCCTTGGATTTTTCGCTCGCAAAGGAAGCTCTGCATATTTCATCAATTCCAGATATACTCATATTACCTTCAGACTTGGCTCACTTCGTGAAG GTGCTCTCCTTTGGAGAAGGAAATGATGGAGAAGAACAACTGAAGTGCATTTGTGTAAATCCTGGAAGACTTGCCCGAGGCGAAGGAGGGGGTTTCTTTGTAGAGATTAACTACAGAGGGAACCCAGACTCATCAAACGCTTCAATCATCCGCATATAG
- the LOC105168373 gene encoding protein phosphatase 1 regulatory subunit 12A-like, with the protein MPPTYFPLRWESTGDQWWFASPIDWAAANGHYDLVRELLHLDTNLLIKLTSLPRIRRLETVWDDEESFSDVANCRSQVAQKLLQECETKNGQNSLIRAGYGGWLLYTAASAGDVVFVRELLDRDPLLVFGEGEYGVSDMLYAAARSKNCDVFRLIFECCVSPRGGVKEVSLLFRSEMMNRAVHAAARGGNLEMLRELLGGDDVLGLRDARGSTVLHTASGRGQLEVVKHLISSYGIINSVDNRGNTALNVAAFRGHLAVFEVLLSASPSTASLTNHYGDTFLHMAVSGFRTPSFRRLDRQLELMKQLVGWKLTSLEDVINVQNNDGRTALHVAVMENIQSEVVELLMSVPYINLNIRDGDGNTPLDLLKQRPRSASSEILIKRLISAGGISDCQDQTARNAIASHLRMHGIGGSPGTSFRIPDAEIFLYTGIDDVGQSSCDLTSTEHGYSGEIERAGSTIESNSLKFKKRGSFKRATSRLKNLLRWPGKKEREGDASEVEDNYSLDSCRTFSRSRNSPHSLRQQFSRASTLPNNKRIMSIPANLPSPSTKKKFAAGLTHGVLRVLPKSSLGSPSSAFSESSWPSPARKGGDVNSGSPGQASQSPNMDRVNMKRRHGSFNLRLMNSYLCFGAQGLAVENSIDSQKHSQNQENAVV; encoded by the exons ATGCCTCCCACATACTTCCCTTTGAGATGGGAAAGCACTGGGGACCAATGGTGGTTTGCTTCCCCCATTGATTGGGCAGCTGCAAATGGGCACTATGATTTAGTAAGAGAGCTTCTCCACCTAGACACTAACCTCCTCATCAAGCTGACATCTCTGCCAAGAATCAGACGGCTGGAGACCGTGTGGGATGATGAGGAGAGCTTCAGTGATGTAGCCAATTGCAGGTCCCAGGTTGCCCAAAAACTCCTCCAAGAATGTGAAACAAAGAATGGGCAGAACTCTCTGATCAGAGCTGGTTATGGGGGGTGGCTTCTGTACACTGCTGCATCAGCTGGTGATGTGGTGTTTGTCAGGGAGTTGCTTGATAGGGACCCTCTCTTGGTGTTTGGGGAAGGGGAGTATGGGGTTAGTGATATGTTGTATGCTGCAGCTAGGAGCAAGAACTGTGATGTTTTCAGGCTGATTTTTGAGTGTTGTGTGTCTCCAAGAGGAGGGGTAAAGGAGGTTTCTTTGCTTTTCCGGTCGGAGATGATGAACCGGGCGGTCCATGCTGCTGCTAGAGGCGGCAATTTGGAGATGTTGAGGGAGCTTTTGGGTGGTGATGATGTTTTGGGTTTAAGGGATGCTCGGGGATCCACCGTGCTGCATACGGCCTCCGGTAGAGGGCAACTTGAG GTAGTTAAGCATTTAATATCCTCGTACGGCATCATCAATTCTGTGGACAATCGAGGTAACACAGCCTTAAATGTTGCTGCATTCCGGGGCCATTTAGCTGTCTTTGAGGTTCTCTTATCGGCATCTCCTTCTACGGCTTCATTAACAAACCACTATGGAGATACTTTTCTTCACATGGCTGTTTCTGGTTTCCGTACCCCTAGTTTCAGACGGCTCGACCGACAGCTGGAGCTCATGAAACAACTGGTTGGCTGGAAGCTTACAAGCTTGGAAGACGTTATCAATGTTCAAAACAATGACGGCCGAACGGCACTCCACGTGGCTGTAATGGAGAACATCCAGTCTGAGGTCGTGGAGCTACTCATGTCCGTCCCTTATATAAACCTGAACATCCGCGATGGCGATGGTAATACTCCCCTGGATCTCCTCAAGCAACGGCCACGCTCAGCGTCTTCGGAGATACTGATCAAGCGGCTGATTTCAGCTGGTGGGATTTCAGATTGTCAGGATCAAACAGCGAGAAACGCTATTGCCTCCCATCTGAGAATGCACGGCATTGGAGGTAGTCCGGGAACTTCTTTCAGAATCCCTGATGCAGAGATATTTCTGTACACTGGGATCGACGACGTAGGCCAGTCTAGTTGTGATTTGACAAGCACGGAGCACGGCTACTCGGGTGAAATTGAACGTGCGGGTTCAACAATTGAATCAAACtcattaaaattcaagaagCGAGGTTCTTTCAAGAGAGCTACAAGTCGTCTCAAGAATCTGCTCCGTTGGCCcgggaagaaagaaagagagggaGATGCATCCGAGGTAGAAGATAACTACTCTCTAGACTCATGTAGAACGTTTTCGCGCTCCAGAAACAGCCCGCACTCACTCAGGCAGCAGTTCTCGAGAGCATCGACCCTCCCgaacaacaaaagaataatGTCAATACCAGCAAACCTTCCCAGTCCATCCACCAAGAAGAAATTTGCTGCAGGGCTAACACACGGCGTTCTACGAGTGCTGCCAAAGTCATCGCTTGGATCCCCTTCGAGCGCATTTTCAGAGTCATCATGGCCCTCTCCGGCAAGAAAGGGTGGAGATGTCAACAGTGGGAGTCCAGGACAAGCGAGTCAATCCCCAAACATGGACCGTGTTAATATGAAGCGTAGACACGGTTCGTTCAACTTGAGGTTGATGAACAGCTACTTGTGTTTTGGTGCTCAAGGGTTGGCGGTGGAGAACTCCATCGACTCCCAGAAACACAGCcagaatcaagaaaatgcaGTTGTGTAA
- the LOC105168673 gene encoding UPF0481 protein At3g47200-like: MEDWVVRVNEELGKMEAIPLEEQKWRRQSIYMLPAHVTDLDKEAYKPRVVSLGPYHHNLQHLEPMEEHKQRAFLHFMRRSGVALQHYANALEEVVQDLKDQYDQLKPMWLEDTSSFLKLMIVDGCFILEILRRPTTFKDYAPNDPIFSNHGMLYILPFLRWDMLLLENQVPLLVLTKLIEVEKGAPQPDEYLNKLVLNFFHSGGHAWQVGRCLHILDIYRKSLVTAPRIRQRRRRHPIHWNNTAETTFPSASELLDTGIRLNRSKTHSLRDISFHQNTLRLPEIIVDTTTKSILLNLIAFERFHVGAGNEVSSYMFFLTSLIKGSQDVSLLSSCGIIRNNLGNDEDVAEIFNLLGRDIIVDPENSLIRQSVQGGLSNGEKPLQKETVPVAS, translated from the exons ATGGAGGATTGGGTCGTTAGAGTTAATGAAGAGCTTGGCAAAATGGAGGCAATCCCGCTAGAAGAGCAGAAGTGGAGAAGACAATCTATCTACATGCTACCGGCTCATGTGACTGACCTAGACAAGGAGGCCTACAAGCCTCGAGTAGTATCCCTTGGTCCTTACCACCACAATTTGCAGCACTTGGAACCGATGGAGGAGCACAAGCAACGAGCGTTCCTTCACTTCATGAGGAGGTCAGGTGTTGCGCTCCAACACTATGCAAACGCTCTGGAGGAAGTGGTGCAAGATTTGAAAGACCAGTATGATCAACTCAAACCCATGTGGTTAGAGGACACCAGCAGCTTCTTGAAGTTGATGATTGTTGATGGCTGTTTCATTCTTGAAATATTGCGGAGACCTACTACGTTCAAGGATTATGCTCCCAATGATCCTATATTCAGTAACCACGGAATGCTCTATATTCTGCCCTTTCTTAGATGGGACATGCTGTTGCTTGAGAATCAGGTGCCCCTCCTGGTCCTCACCAAGCTCATTGAGGTTGAGAAAGGAGCTCCTCAG CCAGATGAATATTTGAATAAGCTTGTTCTCAACTTCTTTCACTCTGGTGGACATGCTTGGCAAGTTGGCAGATGCCTGcacatattagatatataCCGGAAGAGCCTTGTTACGGCACCCAGGATCAGGCAACGTCGCCGGAGGCATCCAATACACTGGAATAATACAGCTGAAACAACATTTCCCTCAGCCTCGGAGCTTCTCGACACAGGCATTAGGCTTAACAGGAGTAAAACACATAGCCTCAGGGACATCTCATTCCATCAAAACACCCTTAGGCTTCCGGAGATTATTGTGGACACTACAACCAAATCAATACTTCTCAATCTAATAGCCTTTGAACGATTTCATGTAGGTGCTGGCAATGAGGTTAGCTCATACATGTTTTTCTTGACCAGCCTCATCAAAGGTTCCCAAGACGTTAGCCTGCTAAGTTCATGTGGCATCATCAGGAATAACCTCGGTAATGATGAAGATGTTGCTGAAATTTTCAACTTGCTCGGAAGGGATATTATTGTTGATCCTGAAAACAGTTTAATTAGACAGAGTGTACAGGGTGGTTTGTCAAATGGTGAGAAACCGCTTCAGAAAGAGACTGTACCAGTGGCGAGCTGA
- the LOC105168376 gene encoding 3-oxoacyl-[acyl-carrier-protein] reductase 4 codes for MAAASAAGSAVVALNSAGISHRKFASVRQVALPVKLPGSINLQCRPMGSVSSSGIKAQVATVEQVSTEAAQKVEAPVVVVTGASRGIGKAVALALGRAGCKVLVNYARSSKEAEEVCKEIEASGGQALTFGGDVSKEADVESMIKTAIDAWGTIDVLINNAGITRDGLLMRMKMSQWQEVIDLNLTGVFLCTQAAAKIMMKKRKGRIINIASVVGLVGNVGQANYSAAKAGVIGLTKTVAKEYASRNITVNAVAPGFIASDMTAKLGADFEKKILEAIPLARYGQPEEVAGLVEFLALNSAAGYITGQVLTIDGGMVM; via the exons ATGGCAGCCGCCTCCGCCGCTGGATCCGCCGTTGTTGCTCTTAATTCCGCTGGGATCTCTCACCGCAAGTTCGCCAGTGTCAGGCAGGTTGCGTTGCCGGTGAAGCTTCCGGGCTCGATTAATTTGCAATGCAGACCCATGGGATCCGTTTCTTCTTCAG GCATAAAAGCCCAGGTGGCCACCGTTGAACAAGTGAGTACTGAGGCAGCACAGAAAGTAGAAGCTCCAGTTGTTGTTGTTACTGGAGCCTCCAGAGGAATTGGGAAAGCTGTTGCTCTGGCTCTGGGAAGAGCTGGTTGCAAG GTTTTGGTTAATTATGCAAGGTCGTCAAAGGAGGCAGAAGAGGTTTGCAAAGAG ATAGAGGCATCTGGTGGACAGGCTCTTACTTTTGGTGGAGATGTTTCCAAAGAAGCAGATGTTGAATCCATGATAAAAACC GCAATTGATGCATGGGGAACTATTGATGTTTTGATCAACAATGCAG GAATTACAAGGGATGGTTTGTTGATGAGAATGAAGATGTCTCAATGGCAGGAGGTCATTGATCTAAACCTTACTGGCGTGTTCCTATGCACACAG GCAGCTGCTAAAATAatgatgaagaagagaaag GGAAGGATAATAAACATTGCATCTGTTGTTGGTCTTGTGGGCAATGTCGGCCAAGCCAATTATAGTGCTGCAAAAGCAGGGGTAATTGGACTCACGAAGACAGTTGCCAAGGAATATGCAAGCAGAAATATAACT GTAAATGCTGTTGCTCCTGGATTCATTGCATCTGATATGACTGCTAAGCTCGGGGCGGACTTTGAGAAAAAGATATTGGAGGCCATCCCATTGG CAAGGTACGGTCAACCAGAAGAAGTTGCCGGGTTGGTTGAATTCTTGGCCCTTAATTCTGCTGCTGGTTACATCACTGGACAG GTATTAACCATTGATGGAGGTATGGTCATGTAA
- the LOC105168374 gene encoding lysine histidine transporter 1, whose protein sequence is MGTDEPKKHEKSAEEKAIDDWLPITSSRTAKWWYSTFHNVTAMVGAGVLSLPYAMSSMGWGPGVTLMILSWLITLYTLWQMVEMHEIVPGKRFDRYHELGQHAFGEKLGLYIVVPQQVVVEVSTCIIYMVTGGKSLKKFHQTVCPDCSDIKLTYFILIFASVHFVLSHLPNFNSISIISLAAAVMSLTYSTIAWTAAIARGVQKDVDYSLRGKNAGENVFNFCNALGEIAFAYAGHNVVLEIQATIPSTPIKPSKKPMWKGVIFAYIVVAICYFPVAFAGYYIYGNSVDDNILLTLEKPAWLIAAANIFVLIHVIGSYQIYAMPVFDMMETYLVKQVKLKPSFTLRFVTRTIFVAFTMFIGMTFPFFGALVGFFGGFALAPTTYFLPCIIWLIVVKPKKFSFSWFLNWIFIIFGVILMLLAPIGGLRTIVASAQNYKFYQ, encoded by the exons ATGGGGACCGATGAACCGAAAAAGCACGAGAAATCAGCAGAGGAGAAGGCCATCGATGATTGGCTTCCGATCACGTCTTCCCGTACAGCCAAATGGTGGTACTCAACCTTCCACAATGTGACGGCCATGGTCGGAGCAGGTGTCCTTAGTCTCCCCTACGCCATGTCCAGCATGGGATG GGGACCAGGAGTGACACTTATGATATTATCATGGTTGATCACGCTCTACACACTATGGCAAATGGTAGAAATGCACGAGATAGTGCCTGGAAAGAGGTTCGATAGGTACCACGAGCTAGGACAGCATGCTTTTGGCGAAAAGCTAGGCCTATATATTGTGGTGCCCCAACAAGTGGTGGTGGAAGTAAGTACATGCATCATCTATATGGTGACCGGAGGCAAATCCTTGAAGAAGTTCCACCAAACCGTTTGCCCTGACTGCTCAGACATCAAGCTCACCTATTTCATTCTCATATTCGCCTCCGTCCATTTTGTCCTCTCTCATCTCCCTAACTTCAACTCAATCTCCATCATCTCACTTGCTGCTGCCGTCATGTCTCTAAC CTACTCTACCATTGCCTGGACAGCTGCAATCGCCAGGGGAGTTCAGAAGGATGTGGACTATAGTCTGAGGGGTAAGAACGCAGGCGAAAACGTCTTCAACTTCTGCAATGCCTTGGGAGAAATTGCTTTTGCATATGCCGGCCACAACGTCGTGCTGGAGATCCAAGCAACCATTCCTTCAACTCCTATAAAACCTTCCAAGAAACCAATGTGGAAGGGAGTTATCTTCGCTTATATCGTCGTGGCTATATGTTACTTCCCTGTTGCGTTCGCCGGCTATTACATCTATGGGAACAGTGTCGATGACAATATCTTGCTCACACTCGAGAAGCCAGCGTGGCTCATTGCTGCTGCCAACATATTCGTGTTGATTCATGTTATTGGGAGCTATCAG ATATACGCCATGCCGGTGTTTGACATGATGGAGACGTATCTGGTGAAGCAAGTCAAGCTTAAGCCTTCGTTCACACTACGTTTCGTAACTCGTACCATATTCGTTG CATTTACTATGTTTATTGGCATGACATTCCCCTTCTTTGGTGCTTTGGTTGGATTCTTTGGTGGATTTGCTTTAGCCCCAACAACATACTTT ctTCCTTGCATCATCTGGCTGATTGTCGTAAAACCCAAGAAGTTCAGCTTCTCCTGGTTCTTGAATTGG ATCTTCATTATTTTTGGGGTGATACTGATGCTACTAGCACCCATTGGAGGGCTAAGGACCATTGTAGCGTCAGCCCAGAACTACAAATTCTACCAGTAA
- the LOC105168377 gene encoding UPF0481 protein At3g47200-like, translated as MEDWIVRVNEELGKLLAVPEEVEKWRKQSIYMLPAHVTDLDKKAYKPQVVSLGPYHHNLQHLEPMEEHKHRAFLHFMMRSGVALERYANALGEVVQDLKDQYDQLEPMWLEDTSSFLKLMIVDGCFILEILRRPTTFVDYAPNDPIFSNHGMLYILPFLRWDMLLLENQVPLLVLTKLVEVEKGAPQPDDYLNKLVLKFFHSGGHAWQVGRCLHILDIYRKSLLTAPRIRQRRLRQRGYWHDTAEITRFPSASELLDTGIRLNRSKTRSLRDISFHQNTLRLPEIIVDTTTKSILLNLIAFERFHVGAGNEVSSYMFFLTSLIKGSQDVSLLRSCGIIINNLSNDEDVAEMFNLLGRDVIIDPESSLDTVYRVVSQRLRNRFRKRLHQWRAELVRTYFRSPWVAISVVAAILLFTLTIIQTIYSVLSYIHKN; from the exons ATGGAGGATTGGATCGTTAGAGTTAATGAAGAGCTTGGCAAATTGCTGGCAGTCCCGGAAGAAGTGGAGAAGTGGAGAAAACAATCTATCTACATGCTACCGGCTCATGTGACTGACCTAGACAAGAAGGCATACAAGCCTCAAGTAGTATCCCTTGGTCCTTACCACCACAATTTGCAGCACTTGGAACCGATGGAGGAGCACAAGCATCGAGCGTTCCTTCACTTCATGATGAGGTCAGGTGTTGCGCTCGAACGCTATGCAAACGCTCTGGGCGAAGTGGTGCAAGATTTGAAAGACCAGTATGATCAACTCGAACCCATGTGGTTAGAGGACACCAGCAGCTTCTTGAAGTTGATGATTGTTGATGGCTGTTTCATTCTTGAAATATTGCGGAGACCTACTACGTTCGTGGATTATGCTCCCAATGATCCTATATTCAGTAACCACGGAATGCTCTACATTCTCCCCTTTCTTAGATGGGACATGCTGTTGCTTGAGAATCAGGTGCCCCTCCTGGTCCTCACCAAGCTCGTTGAGGTTGAGAAAGGAGCTCCTCAG CCAGATGACTATTTGAATAAGCTTGTTCTCAAGTTCTTTCACTCTGGTGGACATGCTTGGCAAGTTGGCAGATGCCTGcacatattagatatataCCGGAAGAGCCTTCTTACGGCACCCAGGATCAGGCAACGTCGCCTGAGGCAACGAGGATACTGGCATGATACAGCTGAAATAACAAGATTTCCTTCAGCCTCGGAGCTTCTCGACACAGGCATTAGGCTTAACAGGAGTAAAACACGTAGCCTCAGGGACATCTCTTTCCATCAAAACACCCTTAGGCTTCCGGAGATTATTGTGGACACTACAACCAAATCAATACTTCTCAATCTAATAGCCTTTGAACGATTTCATGTAGGTGCTGGCAATGAGGTTAGCTCGTACATGTTTTTCTTGACCAGCCTCATCAAAGGTTCCCAAGACGTTAGCCTGCTACGTTCATGtggcatcatcatcaataaCCTCAGTAATGATGAAGATGTTGCTGAAATGTTCAACTTGCTCGGAAGGGACGTTATTATTGATCCTGAAAGCAGTTTAGACACTGTGTACAGGGTGGTTAGTCAAAGGCTGAGAAACCGCTTTAGAAAGAGACTGCACCAGTGGCGAGCTGAACTAGTCCGTACTTATTTCAGAAGTCCCTGGGTTGCTATTTCTGTCGTTGCTGCAATCCTCCTTTTCACCCTTACAATAATTCAGACAATATATTCTGTTTTGAGttacattcataaaaattaa
- the LOC105168672 gene encoding TLC domain-containing protein At5g14285 has translation MDFPIFYDSPLPLLTLWFIFTYILGYFIVFKNWNNKYRSEAASCLMSLAHGTPALVLSILSILQSKNSLAQLDFTSPNTALQNLVLEHSIAYFLMDLFHYMVLIPSDVLFIAHHVASLYVLTTCRYLFGHGAVAILGILVLAEVTTSCQNTWSLSRYRKVDSKKAAGVFEFLSPYFYAYFSVVRGILGPMYVYKIGLVFNSGVADGLIPRWAWISWIVVIVGGIGGSILWVLHLWIDLYRERKTKKGLEKLS, from the coding sequence ATGGACTTCCCCATATTCTATGACTCACCTCTTCCTCTTTTGACACTCTGGTTCATCTTCACATATATCTTAGGATACTTCATCGTATTCAAGAATTGGAACAACAAATATAGGTCTGAAGCTGCAAGCTGTCTCATGTCTCTAGCTCATGGCACCCCTGCACTTGTCCTATCCATACTCTCAATCTTGCAATCTAAAAACAGCTTAGCCCAACTTGATTTCACTTCTCCAAACACTGCCTTGCAGAACTTAGTTCTTGAACACAGCATAGCCTATTTCTTGATGGACCTGTTTCATTACATGGTCTTGATACCAAGTGATGTGCTTTTTATTGCACACCATGTAGCCTCACTCTACGTGCTAACGACGTGCCGGTACCTATTTGGACATGGGGCAGTGGCCATTTTGGGCATCCTTGTTCTGGCGGAGGTTACAACATCATGCCAGAACACATGGAGCCTTTCCAGATACCGGAAAGTCGACTCAAAAAAGGCTGCTGGTGTGTTTGAGTTCTTGTCGCCCtatttttatgcttattttagTGTGGTAAGGGGGATTCTTGGACCAATGTATGTGTACAAGATAGGATTGGTTTTCAATAGTGGTGTAGCTGATGGTTTGATTCCCAGGTGGGCTTGGATTTCTTGGATTGTTGTGATAGTAGGAGGTATTGGGGGTAGCATCTTGTGGGTTCTGCATCTCTGGATTGACTTGTACAGAGAGAGGAAGACGAAGAAAGGGCTAGAGAAGTTGAGTTAA